GGTTCGATTCATGATCCGGATCAACCTGCTGCCCCACCGGGAGGAGGCGCGCAAGCAGCGCCGTCAGGGGTTCTACGGCCTGGCTCTTGGCATGATCGTTTTGGGGGCATTGGTCGGTGTCGTCGTCAGCATGATCATCGGGGGCTTTGTCGACGCTCAGGAAGCGAAGAACAATTTCCTCAAGACGGAAATCGCCAAGCTGGACAAGGATATTGCCGAAATCAAGCGGCTCAAGGGGCAGATCAATGCCCTGCTGGCGCGCAAGCAGGTCATCGAGTCGCTGCAGAGTCACCGCGCGGAGACTGTGCATCTGTTCAATGAACTGGCCCGCCAGACGCCCGAAGGCGTCTATCTCAAGTCCATCAAACAGGAAGGGCTGAAGGTGACGCTGAACGGATATGCCCAGTCGAACGCGCGCGTCTCGACGCTGATGCGTAATCTCGACGGCTCCGAGTTCCTCGAGAAGCCCAACCTCATCG
The nucleotide sequence above comes from Nitrogeniibacter mangrovi. Encoded proteins:
- a CDS encoding PilN domain-containing protein, with the translated sequence MIRINLLPHREEARKQRRQGFYGLALGMIVLGALVGVVVSMIIGGFVDAQEAKNNFLKTEIAKLDKDIAEIKRLKGQINALLARKQVIESLQSHRAETVHLFNELARQTPEGVYLKSIKQEGLKVTLNGYAQSNARVSTLMRNLDGSEFLEKPNLIEVKSDQVDDRRVSNFTLQISLERKSDAEDEKGKGGRK